The segment CTTAGTTGAATAGAAAGAACAGCTGTCAAAAATACATCAACTATAGTAAAAATAACAAAGAAAGGCAAGGGTTGCAAATGTTAGCAAAAACAGCTACTGCTTCAAAACTAATATGTTGAATACAGGAATCAAATGCGGGAAAttcacaagaaaaaaaaacaacaacagaGCCTTTTTAGTCCAAACAACTGGGGATTCtataaaaacaaaacaaaaccatATAATCTGATTAACCTAACTAGCAACCAGTTTCAGCTAGGATGTGGACTGGAAAGCTTCTAAGGTGAGGTAAGTTCTCTCTATACTAGAAATGGCAACAGCTCTCCAGATGTTTTTACCAGGTTCCAGATGTTTTTACCGGGTTTAGCAAACAATATAGACAATTTTGAACTTATTATGATCCATCCCATGATGTCAAATAATCCCTGAGAGAAGATCCACAATGGATATTCATGTATACAAAATAAGATGAATCTTATTTCTATCCATTTAGCAGCAAAGTGgagataattaaacaatatggtGAGGATGACACCCCCCAACTCTGTGTTTGATGTTTTTAGAAGGAAACAAGAGATCAGTGTGTCAAATTGTGAGTTTTCAGCACCATAAAATTTCTGCAGTGTTCAgcaagaagatacatgcatgaaaaaatatatatataatgttcaAAGCAAGTCCTACCATTGGCCCAGCAACTTCATTAGCCTTTTCCTTTCCATATAGTTGCTCAACCAAAATAACAGAATACTCCATGGCTGTTCCTGGTCCACGACTGGTCACACACTTCCCATCAATTTGCACTCTTGATTCCACAGCATGTACCTCTGAAGGAAGTTTATCCATGAATGAAGGATAACATGTTGCCTGTCAAAAAAGTTAGAACAATATCTACCGAAATAAAAGGTGTTGATTCTATATATCAGGATAATGAAAAATGGGTGAACAAACTACCTTTAAGCCATTGAGCAAACCCCAAGTTCCTAGAGCCATGGCTGGTGCAGCACAAATTGCAGCATAAAGCTTGCCCTTCTCTACATGTTTTTTTACCATATTCTCCAAAACTTTGCAGTCTCTAAAAGTGGAAGACCCAGGCATCCCTCCCTGAATAAAATATagaccaaatagctcaaaaaATAGATTATAGTGCTTGGACGAGAAAGGTCTAGGAATTTCTAGGAGTTAATCTTATAGATTTGTGTCCAAATGCCCAGGTGCAAGCAAGTACTTAAATGGAGAAGGGTTCACAAATTTCAACAGCTTTGCATGAAGAAAGAGACCTACAATATAAAAATGCCAAGGATGATGCCACGTGGCAAAGAATACATGTACAACCATAGATCTCACACACAAAGAGCAAAAAGCGACATGAGACAGGACAAGAATCTGGTTAAAGCCATGTACGTTGTTCTACCAATTAACAAAAGTCCGATCAGAAATGGATCATAGTTAGTTTTATATAAATCTTAGGCAAATTGATCAACTCGTATATGTCAATGAATAGGTactcattttttttatattgtaGCTTTGACCCAGTACGATCTCCGACATCACACTTTGATCATTAGTTGGTATCTCATATTAATGACTATGAATTTCACATCATATGAAACCTTTTTCAAATATGAATCCAATGATATCAAACTAGTATGGTATAACatacaaattcttgaattaagtgTTAAGTCAAAGATTAACAAGTTTGAACCTTGGGTTCTGGGAACACTATaccaaaaaagaaaaggaggatgAGTATGCTGACTTGCAGGGGTAGAGGACACCGGTGGCTCAATTGGTTTGCACGGGACAGAGGACATCGGTGGCTGCGCCTCCTTCTGCAGACAGATGTTCAGAAAGGTCCCTGAGCCAGAGCTACCGAGGCCAGCAAGTCAAGTACCTGAGGACGCAGAAGGACACTGGCTCCCACCCGCTCCAACCTGCGTCTGGCCGCTCATCCATCCCCTGTGCCGGTAGCACAGCACGCCCAGCGCAAGCTTATGCATGTTGCATGAGCTGGACTTTATCAATGGCCAGTCGCCGGCGCCGGATGCAGCAATCACGGAGTTCATTGACATGTTTGGACAAGACCTCCCAGAGTAGGCAATCAAGGCATTAAGGGCTACGACGAAGATGGACAACAAGAAGCTCTCCGAGGCCTTAGCTGCACTGGCAGCGGAGTCGGGGGGCGGCCGAGATGGAGGTCCCATGATGGTGCTCATGCATTGTACGATTATTCGAGCAACAGTCGGTGTCACACCAGGAAGTCACCCAATTGAGCAGATTTGCTGTGTTAGGGATCGGGTTCATGCTGTTGTTCCAATGGATTGCACATGTGTTAATTGGGGATCAGTGAGTTGCCACCTCCAGTTTGTTAGTGCTGGGGAGGGCAAGACAGTGGCTAAGGAATTGTCTTGAGGAAGATGGAGCTTCTTGCATGCAAGTTTTAGGCAGAGGTGTTCCGGGTGTTGAAAGAAAATGGTTGAGAATTGGTTTGGTGAGATAGAAGATGCACATTGGTCGGTTTTGGAGGCCACGTTGTTATGGCCTCTTGTCGTACCCCTAGAATGTGAGTAGTCCGTTTAGTTCGTTTCGCCCAGCTTGACAGTCTGTCGAAACTGGGAAGCTGTTCATGTAATTCTCTCCTCTCCTTATTAATATATGCCAGCTATGTTCCAGATCTTTAAAAAAATAGagagacagacagacagacacacacacacacacacagagagagagagagaggtaacGATATTTATCTGCTTATCAGATTATGATATTTAACAGATTATACTCATCATTTATAATCAGAGGCAGTTCATCCTGGACTCAATTCCATCCTAGGAGACCTGTTTCATGACCTTGACATTACGCCTCAAACCTCAAGTTGAGCCTTGTTAACTAGCCACATTGCCACATCTTTATCCACAGATATATGAATATGATCATTAGTGGCCAAAAAGATAAAGGTATTCTCGGGCTGTATATTTCAGTGAGAGCAAAACTAACCTACTCGCTCGCCGCTCCATTCCAAAATTATAGTTCACTTTAGTTTTGTCCTAAGTTGAACTTCCTCTAACTTTAAACTTTTACCGAGCTTTTAGAAAAAAGAGGTTATTGTGTTCTTGCCCCTGTTCTCAAGCCCAATTGTGATTTTACCCTGATTTTTTTCAACTTTGTTGTTCTGCATATACACAGATGGTATGGACTCTGAACCAACCATTACCAACTCGATTCAATTTCCTTATATCGAATATAAGAAGGGAGTTGATCCCATGATTCCACACTCAAAAAACAAAGTGCCCCGTCCCAACACAGCACAACTGATTCCGGTTCCGTCTCATTTTGCAAAGAACACAACATAAGAGTAACTGCAACCACTGCAGGGAAAGCAAAAAAGGTGACTCACCGGGAGAGAGATGAGGTCGAACTCGTCGTCAGCGAGGTCGGCGAGGAGCGCGTCGGCGGCGAGCTTGACGCCCCACGAGGCGGCGACGGTGGCGGCCCCGGGCTCGACGGAGGCGACGGCGACATGGGCCCCCGCGCGCCGGAGCACGTCGATGGTGATGACCGCCTCCATCGGCTCCGTCCCATTCGCGATCGGGACCAGCACCTGCGGAATAGCAGAGCAACCAGACCCAATCATCAACCGTTCGTTCGTTCCCCGCTACCAATTAGGACGCAGCGCAGTGGGGGTGCGCGAGAAGCTGAGAGCTGCTGCAGGTCGAAGACGGGGGGGTAGGGTAGGGTACTTGCCTTCTTGGGGGCAGGAGACGACGACGCCATGGCCTGCGAGGATGAGGAGGCGAGCGCGCGGGTTAGGGTTtggaggcggcggaggagggGCGGAGGGGAATGGTGCGAGGAGGGGGTGCCGCGCGGGGTTTTGGAGAGCGGAAGCGCGGTGGTGAGTGGCCGCGTGGCCATTTTCTCCTTGGGGTGCCTCGCTTCCTTATTCCTTTGCTTTGGCGGTGGTGTTCCAGAAGCAACGAGGACACGGACAAGAGAGTCGGATAGAGCCCGTGCAGAGCGTTTGCAGCCACACTCGATTTCGTTTGTGCTCTCCGGAAGCCAAGGCCTTTTTGACGTGGGACAGACCCCTTGGATCCGGCCCAATCCACGAGTGGAAGGAAGCCACtggcttcttctttttttcaagATAGAAATAGCTATAATTTTGTCAcgttaagttcttctaattcagaACGGATGTGCTCTAACTAAGGTCAAACCGAGGATGATCTACCGTTAAGAAGACGAGGATAATAAGGAAAAAAGACCTAAGGATATGACCATTGATTACTGAGCTCGTCCCTATGTTTACATAACggtataagggcactcacaatgcagactctaacatagagtctaaagttatttattacctcgaacaatgtggacttagagtctaaataagacttggagtcttattttttttctacatctttcttcaataaatatgctgccacatcagcaaaatacaataaataatatgtaattaattgtcttggactctgtgatagagtcttgcattgtgagtgccctaagtaaGAATTTGTTGCTACTTAATATCATTGCATCTAATGTGCTTAGAAACAATTATGATGATGACGCAAACATGGGGGAGACACTTTCTATGGTCTCTACAACAAATGGGGTGTGGATACACCGTGCATTAGGTCGACCTTAGAGCATAAGACTATTGAAGCTCAACATTCAATTTATCGACAACCCGTGAAAGACATAGTTCTTTTATTGGGATTGCGATCGAGGTCCATGAGTACTTGATTAAAAGACTTATTTAATAAGCTTTCAAAAAGATCTAATCTAACCTTAATATCACATTGGCAAGATCTTTAAAACATCACGACATACTACATATTGTTGTTTTTGTTAGGTACTATGACATCGCCACGGACGTACTAGTCATCCTTAGTTAGCACAAAAAAATGGTCTTCTGTGTAACATACTCGAAGGTCCTCAGAAACcatgcaaaagctagagttctcgATCCCCTGGGCCTCAACAGGCAAGTTGAGTTtagtgatttggatctttggtgTGTCAGTCAATTTGACCTGTAATTGACAAAGGAAAGCAAATGTCAAATTATAGAAGCTACCGGTTATTACCAGACAATTCCAGAATGTGTGACCTCAAGTAGTCGTCAATCAAAGGAAATTGGCTAAAAAGTCAACTCCTAGCAATGTCAAATGTATGATGATGAAACAACTATTCATAGTATATATTAAGTAAATAGATAATTAGTCGATCATTAGCTGATACGATGTTGTGGTGTAATCCGAGCTCATTTAATGAATTTAACTGCACTCAAAGCAAAAGTGTGCTTGCATCATGAGCGAAATATAACTGGATCAGCTATCTAGCCGATGCAGGGGGATAAATTACATATACTCATCTAGTTCATTCATCAAACAAATAGTAATTTACCAAGACTGGTCTAAGGGCCGACGGTTAAGCGTATTAAATCTGTTTTCACCTGGTCTAAAGGCCAGCGGGCTTTGACAGATCCAATAAACAGTGCTAGCTTACTTGACGTTTGAACAGATCTATACATGCACACTACTCGTGAAAACATAACTGGATTGGCTAATTAGCCGATATAGGATCCATGAAGTACGAACAAGATTTATCTATTTGATCTAATCAATTTTGGAATTAGGTAAACTTAACCTAATATTCTTGATAGTGGGGTTCGAAAATACAGCCAGTAACAAACAATATTAAGCTAGATCTATTTCAATCCCAAATCAATCATGATCGTATAGATATCTCGAACATACAACATGTAACAATCGAGATCAACGAATTAGTTGATACAAGCTTGATCAACTATTTTAGCAATGACAATTGTGAACAAGACGTCAAAATAGTTCAATCTTAATAAGATTAAAGTTTAATCTAACCTATCAATATCGATTCGGCAATAATATTGTtgcaataaataaattattaaaaacaaATAATATTAGTAACTTAATGACTCTACCAGATTGCCAATCTGATAGAGCTGATAACTAGCTTAAATCAATTACTTGCAAAAGATTGAAGCAATGCAGCCGTTCAAATCAAGTCAACACGAGAGCAAACGATGCGACCGTGATGAACAAGACATGAATCATAGCAATACTCACAAGCAAACCGAAGGTCAAAATCAACCAATGCAGCTCGATTTGTTGAAGGTTTTGCCAAGATCTAGTTTACTCCTGCTCCTAAAGTTTGTGACCGGAGTCGAAAAGTGTTGTTGTGTTGATTGTTGTCTCTCCTTACAATAGCCAGGTCTTGGATATTTATAGCCTGAAAACCTAGACATGAGTCCTAACAAAATACGATCACAAAATAAAAGGTAACTTGGACTTCAATTATTCCCTCCTTGATGAAGTTTGACAAGTTCTTTCCCCTTGCTCACTGAGTCCCGACACATTTTGATTGGCTGACGTCACCCGGTCCTTCGTTTAGCCGATTCAAGCAAACCAGCTGTCTTCCCTTCAGTGAGCTGGTCCCACAAGCAGTCTTCTAAAATCTGGTGTCAACACCACCTTACGGGCCAGCGCTAAGTCAAGTTGTAAGACCAATACATATCAAGTTCAAGTCCATCTCAGACTCTAGGAGTAGCCTACACTAAAATGGACAACCAAGTCACATACATACTCCCTTTTGAACGTTCTACCTATGCATGGAAAGTTAAGGAGATAAACTTTTCAAATGACCCCAGACCCATGTCAAAATTCCTTCAAAACCAATGAAAATTGTTGAAACAAGTGGACATCTAAAATCTGTTAGCTAGGGTATTTGTGTCGCCATGTCTTGGGCTAGTGTGCCTTGTAACATGTTTGGACTCTTGAGAGACGTGAATAGGAGTCTTTGGCCACCCCTTAGACTATATTCTCTATAGTCATCGCCTAAGTTGGGCTTTGGGTTTTGCTTTGTTtaatagttattatttttttgaAGGAACAGTAGGGGAACCCCCTACCTATATTTTTGTATTTCAATTAAATGAAAGAATAGAAAGTCTCTATACAAAAAGGGCAAAAAGAAGATTACAAACAGGGCGAACACAcccaaaagaaaaaataataaaactaaGGAAGGAAACTGTCTCGCCACAGGGATAGGGGGGTTCTTCTTTTCTCATTGGCCTTGATGCAAACCAAGTCCATCTCATCTTTGAATCTTCTTCTCCAAGCAGCAATGGAGCAATGTCCATTATCGAAGATTATGGAGTTTCTCAATGTCCAGATTGCCCAGCATGTTGTGATAACTATTTCTCTGAAAATCTGACTTCCAAACTATTCTCTAGCATTCAACATCATATCCAGTGGCGGTAAGTTGAGATTCCAGTTAATTGAGATGGATCTCCAGCAAGATTGACTGAAGTTGCACTCAAAGAAGAGATGAAAACTCGATTCTTCTGAACCTGTGTTGCATAACACGCAGCTATAATCATCCAGATGCATGTGCTTTCTTCTCAGCATATTCCTTGTGTTCAATCTGTCCCGAAGAAGAAGCCAGAAGAAGAATTTGTGTTTGCCAAGAGTACTAGATTTCCAGATCCATGAAAAAAGTGGGGAGGCCTCCTTAACTCCTATCAAAAGCTTGTAGGTTGCTTTACTGCTGAAAGCTGCATTTCCAGTGGCATAACTCCAGGTGTCAGCAGTGCTTTCATCCCAAGGTCTATGCAATTCAGTTTCTATAAGCATGGAGAGCTCTTCTGTGGCTTTTTGCAAAAGGAGAACAGATGGGGGTATTTCTCTTTTAGGGATGAGGGACTCCATGAACCTGACCAAAACAGGTCAGTGTTACCTCTGTTAGGAACACATATGGTGAGGTTACTGAAAGGGATGAAGAGCTTGAGTAAGTCTTTCCACCAAAAGGAACCAACTGGGCATCGAGCTTGTGGAGGTGTTTGGTTATTGGAGTAGAGTTTGGACCAGGTCAGATTCACCCAGGGCAGGTCATGCTGATTGTAGAAGCTATTAAGATGTTTCATTAGGAGTGCATCATTCTGCTTCTCAATGTCTATAATACCGAGCCCTCCTTGGTTTTTGGGCAAACATGCCATCTCCCATGCCACAAGGCAGGATCCTTTTCTGTTGACATCCCCCTTGCTCCAAAGATAGTGTTTTCTATACACGTCGATTTGTTTGACCACTTGGGGGTATCTTGAGACTGCACATATAAAAAGTGGGTAGTGCAGAGAGAACAACATTTACCAGGATTAATCTACCGTCGTAAGAAAGAAGCCTACTAAAACCAGACATTCTCCTTTCAATTCTGCTAAGGAGTGGGCTGAAATCTTGAACTGAGGGTTTAGTAGTGCCCAGGGGGAGCCCCAGATAAGTAAAAGGCATGGAACCCAGGTGGCATCCAAAGGTATTTGCCAGATGTTGGGCTCTGCTGCTTGACATATTGATGGGTACCAAGAAGGATTTGCTGAAGTTAACATGCAGGCCGGTTGAATCAGagacactacaccacaacactaaTATAACGTCACATGTGTGTCGCGTAGGTTCATTATCATCGTTAAACAGTTGGTCGCTATAACTCCCCCACAAACTAAGAGTCGGTATATGTACTTGTTTCAACGAACAATTGGTCGCTACAAGTTTTTATCTATAGCGTCAAATGGTGAGTTGGAATAGAACGATAAAGGAGGCAGACCATCCGTCGCTATAGAGCCGTGGCTCCTACAGAAGAAACCCAACGTAGCCCACCTCATCCCAAATCAAACTCTGCCTCACTGCTATACGTTAGATGGTGAGACGAACGATCGAGATTCATTGAGCCTTAGAATAAAAACGCTGCCTCCAGAAACCTAGGTTGTCCCCATCCTCTGTCCCACCCCTGCGCCCTTCACCACCATTCCCTTTCCCTCTGCCCATCTCTCACCGATTCAATTTCAACGATGCTGCTATGCAGATCTAGATCCAGGTCGTCGGATCCGTCTTTAGCCAGGGTGCGCGGCTGAAGCGCCCCCAAGCCCATCACCGATGCGGCCTCTCCTCCACTGGTGGCGCTGCCTCCCCTTCCTCTCCTACATCGACGGGGACATGAGGTGGTGCTAGGCCCGGTGCAGCGGCTGACGTTGAGGAGGCCAAGCTGACTCTGCATGTCGGTGAGTCCCTCATCTGTACTCTCGTGCGGCTAGCATTTTTTGGAGGGGTCACATCTCTTCTTTCTATGTGTGCAGGAGGTGTGCATCCGTGGGTGGCAGTGCAGGGGATTGACCAAGGAGGAGGAGCTGGGATGGCTCCGACCGTAGTCCGTAGTTGCTGATGATGCCGGTTAGTTCCATGGATGCTACGGGCTGACACCCCAATAGTGCCCTCTGTGCCCCTCCGTCTGCTAAGTAGGTACATATCTGCTGACACCCAAATCTGCTGCTGAGTGTTTGGTACTGCTGTTGCCTGCATTTTTGATTTGCTGCTCTCTGCTTGTGTTCATATAAATCATATGATTCCTCTTCCAGTACAATGTAGGATCTTTAGTATATATATACTGTTGCTTATGTGTTCATATGATTGTCCTCCTTTACAAGGCTGCACAGTTTAAAGAAACGAGGGTATATCAGCATGTATAGGCTATGTTTAACTCATCATCTTATATGTAGAAAGTTTTTTTTAGACCGGTGGAAACCCTCTTGTGCGCTAATAGAAAGTTTCTTGTCTACCGGTGGAAAGGAAAGTTTCCTGTGCGCTAGTAGAAAGTTTTCTGCTTGTCTACCGGTGGAAAGGAAAGTTTCCTGTGCGCTAGTAGAAAGTTTTCTGTAGACCGGTGGAAAACCTCTTGTGCGCTAATAAAGGTTCTTGTTTaccggtggaaagtttcctgtgcaccagtggaaagtttcctgtgCGGTGGGGCACACCTTCAGATCGAGATCTCCGGCTGGAGCACCTGGTCTCGCGACGGTCCTTCAAACGACGCCGGTCTGGGAGGAACAACGAGGGCGACCTGAAAGACGACGGGCCAGAAGTTTCACTTGCCGCGCGGGAAAGGGAAAGAAGAAGAGGGATCGCGCGTTGCCAAGCGAGTCCGCGCGGCGGATAGCTACGAGCGCGGCTGATGAATTTGCCAAGCGTGTCAATTTGCCAAATGTgtttgccaaactgttggagatgcattTTTGCCCCTTTTGCCAATTTTTCAAGGATGCCAAGTGCTTTTTgccaactgttggagatgctcttaggtaCTATCAATTtacttatttatttcatttacaATGGCTTGGGACATTGAGCTTTTCTTGTGATGAAagttggctactaattttagaTAACTCTTGGAGTTCTTCTTATATGTTACCCTCCAGAACCGTCTTTCTCCAACTTTGGTAAAAGTTGTTGCTAACTAGATATTCATATTGCATTTCAGCCATCCTACAAGACCAAGGCAGCGTACCTGGTGGTGTCGACAAGTGAAAAATGCTCATCGAAGCTGTGTTTTGTTTTGAACCTATTAGACATAAGACTATGAGCTCACTGTTAGTAAAAGTTGAGCAATGAGCTTTAAGTGATAGTGAGCTAAGCTTTTGGTTACAAGTAGTGGATGTATGACTTTTGGTCTCATGAGATAGGTAGGGATGTTGATGGCTTCTCATGCACAAACTTCATGTCTGCGAGCTTGTAATGTATTTTGTACTTGTGCGACCATACATTGGGCTAGCTCATATATGAATAAATCAATATATTATGCTTATATTAATCAGTGTCCTTGTATGTATGGTCAATGTATATATTGTATTTCAATGTTTGTGCATTGACAATATATAATTTGGGATTCATTATATACAGCTAATTAGCAACATATATATTGTTTCTATGTGAATGTTTCACGTTGGACTGTTTGTTGCTAAAAGTTTTTATAGCCTCAAACTATGTGTCGGTATATATACCCCTAAGGTGTCACACAATCGGTTGCTAAAAACATGTCGGTCGGCATAGGCTATACCGACACGACTTTCAGCGTCTGCACATAAGTGTCGGCATAGATCTATACCGACCAATGGAGTGTCGCTATATCGACCTATACCGACTAATGATACATCGCTATTCTGGGGCTGTGGTGTCGTGAGAAGGGTCTTAGAATACCTTTCAGGTTGAAGAGGGTCCTGGCATCTCCGGGCAGAATGAGCAGTGTGTCATCAGCATACTCTAAAATAGGGAAGTCTCCTCCAAAGTTATCTGAGATGGGGTGTGTTAGCACTCCCATCCGCCAGGCTTTGTTAACAATAGTTTGTAAAAGATCAACAGTGAGGACAAAGAGTAGTGGCGAGAGGGGGTCACCTTGTCTGACACCTCTTTTACATTTAAAAGATTTCCCAGGGATACCATTAAGCAGTACAGATGATGTACCTGATCCAAGGATGTTCTCAATCCACTTTATCCAGTTCGATGGGAATCCTTTGTGTTTCATCACTTCAAGGATGGTTTGGTGCTTGAAAGGtctttgtttggttttggtaattgagtaacaacttaggtggactaatagtgtttatgtgagatacacaggagattagtccacaggtgattatgtgatgatggaggagctcattgcatatgagacatgacatggagtcatgtgaccaaggtggagaagatcaagatgaggcttggctcgatggaccggttgcaagagtgaagggcaagtcggaggctttgaagcgagggaccacgtgtgatggtgaagcttgagcaagacttggcgccgatggaccgaggcaacggtgaagagcaagtgaggtcaagatcgatgaaccaatacggtcacatgatgatatgaagtggatcatatcattttgtGATTGGTtgatgcatgtgttgcatcaacaatggaggagatggaatggaaagcgcaaggcaaaggtataacctagggcttttccatttcaccggttataggtgtgtagagaagtttatgaccaga is part of the Sorghum bicolor cultivar BTx623 chromosome 10, Sorghum_bicolor_NCBIv3, whole genome shotgun sequence genome and harbors:
- the LOC8072643 gene encoding protein DJ-1 homolog A, translated to MATRPLTTALPLSKTPRGTPSSHHSPPPLLRRLQTLTRALASSSSQAMASSSPAPKKVLVPIANGTEPMEAVITIDVLRRAGAHVAVASVEPGAATVAASWGVKLAADALLADLADDEFDLISLPGGMPGSSTFRDCKVLENMVKKHVEKGKLYAAICAAPAMALGTWGLLNGLKATCYPSFMDKLPSEVHAVESRVQIDGKCVTSRGPGTAMEYSVILVEQLYGKEKANEVAGPMVMRPQHGVEFSMKELNSTSWNVGETPNILVPIANGTEEMEATMIIDILRRAKANVVVASLEDKLEIVASRKVKMIADVLLDNVLKEQYDLILLPGGLGGAEAYAKSDKLMDLIKKQAEANRLYGAICASPAIAFEPHGLLKGKKATSYPAMWNKLADQSECDNRVVVDGNLITSQGPGTSMEFSLAIVEKLFGRERALELAKTMVFV
- the LOC110431039 gene encoding uncharacterized protein LOC110431039; translation: MSTIMGPPSRPPPDSAASAAKASESFLLSIFVVALNALIAYSGRSCPNMSMNSVIAASGAGDWPLIKSSSCNMHKLALGVLCYRHRGWMSGQTQVGAGGSQCPSASSEGGAATDVLCPVQTN